A window of the Roseovarius sp. S88 genome harbors these coding sequences:
- a CDS encoding outer membrane protein produces MLKFLSAALVMGLLTLSPLPTHAQDTMNGWYAGGFVGYGASTSRWTQGAVSTGDFSTGGMVAGLYGGRNWQRDKTVYGVELELAVSEIEGATQTNCVGCRTDLDSYGFVKARLGRDTGRGLIYGALGYGAASVTQMLTGSGHSAGITPGWQLGIGYEAPFQEGWNLRAEAAYMHFDGASNTLSGPISVDVGGVTTLKLGLTQKF; encoded by the coding sequence ATGTTGAAGTTTCTGAGTGCCGCCCTGGTTATGGGCCTGTTGACCCTTTCCCCTCTGCCAACCCATGCGCAAGACACCATGAACGGCTGGTATGCCGGCGGTTTTGTGGGATACGGTGCGAGCACCTCGCGCTGGACCCAAGGGGCTGTCAGCACTGGGGATTTCAGCACGGGTGGTATGGTTGCCGGGCTTTATGGCGGGCGCAACTGGCAGCGCGACAAAACCGTTTACGGCGTAGAGCTTGAACTTGCAGTCAGTGAGATCGAAGGGGCGACACAAACCAACTGTGTGGGCTGTCGCACGGACCTCGACAGCTATGGCTTTGTCAAAGCCCGGCTAGGTCGCGATACGGGGCGGGGTTTGATCTATGGCGCTTTGGGATATGGCGCGGCCAGTGTGACGCAAATGCTGACCGGCAGTGGTCACAGCGCCGGCATCACGCCCGGCTGGCAGCTTGGCATTGGATATGAAGCACCCTTTCAGGAAGGATGGAACCTGCGCGCCGAAGCCGCCTATATGCACTTTGATGGGGCTAGCAACACGCTCAGCGGACCGATATCTGTAGATGTCGGTGGGGTGACAACGCTCAAGCTTGGGCTGACGCAGAAGTTCTAA